Genomic segment of Benincasa hispida cultivar B227 chromosome 1, ASM972705v1, whole genome shotgun sequence:
NNNNNNNNNNNNNNNNNNNNNNNNNNNNNNNNNNNNNNNNNNNNNNNNNNNNNNNNNNNNNNNNNNNNNNNNNNNNNNNNNNNNNNNNNNNNNNNNNNNNNNNNNNNNNNNNNNNNNNNNNNNNNNNNNNNNNNNNNNNNNNNNNNNNNNNNNNNNNNNNNNNNNNNNNNNNNNNNNNNNNNNNNNNNNNNNNNNNNNNNNNNNNNNNNNNNNNNNNNNNNNNNNNNNNNNNNNNNNNNNNNNNNNNNNNNNNNNNNNNNNNNNNNNNNNNNNNNNNNNNNNNNNNNNNNNNNNNNNNNNNNNNNNNNNNNNNNNNNNNNNNNNNNNNNNNNNNNNNNNNNNNNNNNNNNNNNNNNNNNNNNNNNNNNNNNNNNNNNNNNNNNNNNNNNNNNNNNNNNNNNNNNNNNNNNNNNNNNNNNNNNNNNNNNNNNNNNNNNNNNNNNNNNNNNNNNNNNNNNNNNNNNNNNNNNNNNNNNNNNNNNNNNNNNNNNNNNNNNNNNNNNNNNNNNNNNNNNNNNNNNNNNNNNNNNNNNNNNNNNNNNNNNNNNNNNNNNNNNNNNNNNNNNNNNNNNNNNNNNNNNNNNNNNNNNNNNNNNNNNNNNNNNNNNNNNNNNNNNNNNNNNNNNNNNNNNNNNNNNNNNNNNNNNNNNNNNNNNNNNNNNNNNNNNNNNNNNNNNNNNNNNNNNNNNNNNNNNNNNNNNNNNNNNNNNNNNNNNNNNNNNNNNNNNNNNNNNNNNNNNNNNNNNNNNNNNNNNNNNNNNNNNNNNNNNNNNNNNNNNNNNNNNNNNNNNNNNNNNNNNNNNNNNNNNNNNNNNNNNNNNNNNNNNNNNNNNNNNNNNNNNNNNNNNNNNNNNNNNNNNNNNNNNNNNNNNNNNNNNNNNNNNNNNNNNNNNNNNNNNNNNNNNNNNNNNNNNNNNNNNNNNNNNNNNNNNNNNNNNNNNNNNNNNNNNNNNNNNNNNNNNNNNNNNNNNNNNNNNNNNNNNNNNNNNNNNNNNNNNNNNNNNNNNNNNNNNNNNNNNNNNNNNNNNNNNNNNNNNNNNNNNNNNNNNNNNNNNNNNNNNNNNNNNNNNNNNNNNNNNNNNNNNNNNNNNNNNNNNNNNNNNNNNNNNNNNNNNNNNNNNNNNNNNNNNNNNNNNNNNNNNNNNNNNNNNNNNNNNNNNNNNNNNNNNNNNNNNNNNNNNNNNNNNNNNNNNNNNNNNNNNNNNNNNNNNNNNNNNNNNNNNNNNNNNNNNNNNNNNNNNNNNNNNNNNgttatatgtttttttaattcataGAGGAGATtatcatgaaattaaaaaaatatgatgatatttggttaaaaattaaagtttgaaaacaatcaataaaatcattgaaatcacaataaaataaataagttcataaatttcaaaaatggtacaattttacctttgacatttgagttttctttcaatttagtccctaaatttcaaatttatatttttaacattgatttttcattaaataatcattttttgtCTTAGTgttaatgtatttaataaatttaaaattaattaaacgaattataaataattaagttCACTATTTTCATCacttctaaaattgaatttaaaattttacttcataattattttagatcAATTGTGGTTAAATGGTAAATCGTTTAGTATAGAgaacaaattgaaataaaactcaaatctgaAGTGTAAAACTGTAATAAGTGCTACCAACTTAATATAGTAATTAAATTATTGAATTGTGTATTAGCATTTATTTCTAATTGTACCAAACCAtaaagtttgttttatttataatattgattaatttagattttgcCATAATTTTTAATTGGGTTTACATATGTTTAAAGGTATATAAGGGACGTTGAATTGGTAATTATTATAGGAGAGAATAATTGGGAAAGTTGATGCGAATAATGAGGTGAAAAATGTGAGTTGACGTGAATAACGGGGTTAATAACCTCTTTAATAAATAGTAAACCAAACGGTGgggtgagtttttttttaccaCCCACCCAACTCAACTTTGGGGGCCAAACACCCCCTAAGGTGATCTTCCTTAAAAAAGGTATATAAATGAAATGgttcaatttgaatttataaattaacctattgATTCAAGAACATttaaattttgacatcaaaatcttttctctttttccgttttctatctttttttctctcataaaacgaatgaaatttaaattaactatcaTTCCCatcataaaatcaaattgaaattagaataaaaaaaaattagaagttaaGAAAATAAATCCAAAGTCAATTGACtcataatatttgaatttgatagttaattaaactaatttgatgaaagagaaatgaaaaagagaaatgatggaaaagaagaagaaagactGAAGAGAGataaaaagggaaagagaaaagaagaaagagagagaaatgtgagaagagaagaaagagaatgtaATTATTAGAAAACTACACTATtgatctaaatatttttaaaagtatcaCATTTTCACGAATATTTTAAAAAGCTCcaatataattcaattttccCCTTTAATCCAACACAAGTAGGAGAATTAATGAACCATTATccaaaaaattgatttcaaacaACGACTTTCAGACGCCAACCAATTGGTAGGACTCAAGCACATAGAACCTTCCATAATTTTCGGTGGAAATATTCCTTCTAATTAAGAAACAGAATTCTCTGTCTAGAGAGTAAACATTTCTACGTCTACTTTAATCTATTTTCCTATCTTCCTGTACCAAGAAGTTCTCCTTAAACATGAAAGAAGTGAGTGTGATTCAGATCAACGAGCTAGAAACGAACACAAACAGAAAACTAGCTGAGTTTCTGGATCCAAAATGATTTTCTTCAATACTTTGATAGGATTTGTTATTAGGGATATAATAGTCATGAGTTAGGAAAGAGATGAACGAAGTCATTTGGTGAGGAAACTTGGGGTTGGGAGAGATTTCAAGAGGACGCAAGTACCTCGAATTACTTGGCTATCTTGTGAGTCCTTTACATTTCAATATATATAGTTCGACTCTGTCTTGATTCTTATCATACTTCAGATGTAGTTGATAAACCATGTTTactccaagaagatcaaaagaaaTACAAGAGAAAAATACTTGCTATACGATTGATAAGGAAGTTCAGTTCATAATTACAATTTACATCCACTAATACAATATCAAGAAGACTAAGAATAGTGTTGTATTGTATGATAtacattttcataaaaattttgATAATGAATTCTCATTTACCTTACAATTTACATCCACTAAGGAGCCAAATCATGGCTTTGTTATATCATTGTTCTTGACAGTGAAATCCCACAAGTCTCCATACTTCTCATTGAATTCCCAGATGTCCATGGTGTTATAGTCCGATATCAATTTGTCACGGGCCCCTCTCTCCATATTATATATCTGAGGTTCGAAGTTGTGTGGCTGGTCTGGCTTGTCCATTTCAATTATGCAAAATACTATTGTAAATATAGCTGCTCCGATGTATAGATACTCCCCCTGAAATACAGTCCAATAAGAACCAACCAAATGTCCTCGACAATAGCGAAGAAGAAGGAGATAAATGGCATTTGGAGATATCACTTAAACACTACTTTCATCCGGTAGAAATTGATTATGAATGATCAAAAGCATGTTTTGACGTAATTTTAAATATGACAAAActgattttaaccatttcaaaaaTCACTCCCAACATGCTGAAATTACCGGAATATTGAAGTACATTCCAGCAGCAACTGCTGGTAGAAAGAGCCACGAGATGACGCCTGCCAAGAATGTCAAATGTGATGATAATAAACTGAGTGTTGAGGTCAGAGGATTGAGTTATCAAAGAGCGACAGTAGTTTACCCTGAAAGCCTGTTGGGGGTCCAACTGCAGCAATATCATCTGCAATTGCTCCCCAGAATGTTCCTAAGAAGAAGTAGCCAGTGAAAAGTAATCAGTATCTGCATTTACTAGCCAAATGAGTTTGCAAGGAGATAAATATCCATACATCCAGCACAAGTTGGTTACTACTTTACAGAACATTCCGAGTCACTGACACTGGATAAAGAGAGACAAAAATCTACAACAAAGTTACCATCAACTTCTCAATTTGACTGCCTGAGACTGAGTATTATTTCAAGAACTTTTAAAGATGGTGCAAATGAAGTACTTAGAAAAAAACCAAAACATTAGTTTGGTCTTAAgtgttttcaaattattttcaaaattagttcTAGCCATATAACAAAACATATCCTGAGAAATATCAGagttttttaattaactaaaatgcTTTTTTTTCACTACGCTAAAAGTAATTTGGTACAAATTCTGAGTGAGATTGATGCTAACAATTCTCACCACTGCTCAACTGTGATGACAATCATGGCAGTGGAAAAGATAAGAAAAACCATTTGTTCTTCCCCTTAAAGTACAGTATCAACTTTCAAGTGTTTCTAAAGCATCCTGAGAAATTTCATAgcgtttttaattaattaaaacgctttttttttttcactatgcTAAAAGTCATTTGGTACACAGTCTGAGTGAGATTGATGATAAACAGTTTCACCTTGGCTTAACCGTGATGCCATCATGGCAGTGAGAAATGTGAAGTCTAGACTCTAAAACTCACGAAATTAGATCTTTAGAAGACTTGTGGGCAAGAAAATTTTCAAGCTTGGAATTATAATTCAGAACCAACAATTTTCACTACATATCTTTTTTACTTCGTTTGCAAGTAAAACTGCAATTTGGACAACCGAATTCAGAGAGCTGAGGGCTCCAAGAATCAAGAACCACCTCCATGGATTAAATCCACATTCCACTCAGCCTAAACAGAAGACTTAATCCAAAAAAAACAAGTTCTTGTAGAATCTAACATCCAAATTTCAAAGATTCTGACAAACAAGCAACAGAAATAGATCCGGTTACATATGTTAACGAACTGACCTTTCTTCTCGCCTTCAAAGTAAGTGTGATGTCCATCGTATACTCCATACTCAAAATCTTCCTGTGAAAcgaaatacaaaattattaacaTCTCTGTCCCGAATTTAACTGATATagaatttcattttagtttaaattCAGTGAATCCAATTAAATTCATCACAATTCATAACTTGAAAACCTAGAACATAGCAAAATCAGAGAGGTAAAGAGGAACAGAGAGAGCTCAAGGAGAGCGGTTCATACAGGGCTGACACTGTTGGTTTCCCAACGATCTACAGGGTCTTCGTTTAAGTCGAGTTCAATCTCGGACAATCCTGCTGCATTCAGCCGCCGCGAGAGGCTTCTCCTCGTCAATATTCCGAGCAACTTGGAGGCGGAGATTCCGTTGCTTACCGGAATTGTTTGATTCGAGAACGCTGTAGCACTAATTTCAGAAGATTTGAAGATGATTTTGGGGATTGGATTGAAAGAAAGAACGGGGAGGGAAGAACACGGGGCCATTTTCGGGTTTATCGTCTTAAATTTCTGAACGTTAAATGCCCGCCTTTTGTTCTAACGATAAAAGTCTAAAAAGTAACTTCAGGTCTCCTCTGGCTAGCAAAAATGACCAATTAAAGTTTGCCACGTAGTCTAAATATCTGCATCGTGTATACGTGGAAGTTACAGCCTGTAAATATATATTGAAGAGTAAAGTTTCAAGGAAATTaagacaattttaaaaaaaaaaagaatagaaagaaagaaagaaagaagaagaaaaatgaagacaAAAATTGAATATGATTTTTCTTACAACAGATGAGGTTTGAGAATTTGAAAAACTTCCCAATCTCAAAGGAAAGAGTATATTCTAATCTATACTATATATAAAATGGGTTATGATGGTAGAAGTGGGGATACATATGAAGTGGTATATTATTTTCATGTATAGATATGGTCAAACATCACGATCTAAcaatagaaatatgtttaaacAAATAATCACGTCTTTTGCCCCGTTATAACCATTCAGGTTGAGTAGTGTATCATTTCGTATGTATGTCTAATCTAGTTACTACTAATAAATTATgttcattttgactattttgttATCTTTTTTCCTATAGTATACGTACTAAGAATAAATATTACATTGTCATCtcaagaaaaaaatcaaataacttAGGCccgtaacttttttttttttttgaaaattaagcctataggcATACTTCCATCTCCaacctttgttatctactttttacccgtggtttaaaaaaccaaaccaaaatttgaaaactaaaaagagtagcttttaaaaagttgtttttatttttagaaattggctaaaaattcaaccattatacttaagaaagatgaaaatcattgtaagaatgaggagagaaaatatatttaatttttaaaaactaaaaataaagaatGAAATGTTACCAAACAGGgttttaatgtttttctttatttatttaaattgcaTTTGGTTTCACCAACAAGTACAAATCACCTTTAAGTGTTGATCATTTTAAAACATTAAGGAGGCGTTTGGTGCGTGATAAAAACAAAGAGTTGAATTGAATTGACAATTATTATCTGAAAagttaaattgtctgtgtttgttgtgcagagttTAGTTGAGTTGAGTTTGGAAGTCTGTGTTTGAGTGCAGAGTTGGGTTAAGTTGAGTTAGggtatctgatgcagtttttgtaaatgagtttgatttttttttaattatttttttgttttgttttgctttgctattgttgattaattttcaactatacacctattttatcaaatattttatgacataaactggacaatTTCAGTTTTTTATCCCAATTGTAAAACATAACAtattattttctatgaatacttttaaaaaattgtaataattctaattctctttaatttgtaAAACATACCACCAAAATATATGTCATATTACTGCTCAATTACTAATggattggtatattgtatgtatatatattgaatcttgctaattgaacattattatttcatatattgtatACATGAACTTGAATAACTGAATAACTTAAcagtttatgtttatataatatgaatCGTATATTTGGAACTGAAGTAGTACATAGAATAATTATCTTCCATTTCATAATGATGGTGGGAATGTGATAGTGTAGTATAGTAACATTGTTCTGAacatcacaaaaataatatcaatcGACCGAACATGTGGCAGtttcaaaaaacaaatttacaaaatatatgttttcgGGTAAAAATATTAGGTGGTGAGTCTAGTGGGTCTGAGCAAGTAGGCATGTACAGTACTGTAGCTATTTGTCTTCTGGTACGACTAGGAAGAGGTCCGTTTTTTGTATGTATGTGCCAATTATATCAATTGGGTCACATTTATCATCCTCAGTGAGTCCTCCAATACCAAATATGATTGAACTGCCTCCTTTCGAcatccaaattttatctcatatTTCTCGACTAGCCACGCAACGAGTTTTCCTATGTGCGCTGATTTCATATCAGTGGTTGGTCGCATGATGTCgatcatttcattttagaatgTGAGTTCTCTTACTCCTTCTGGATGGATCTACTGATACTCTTATTTTGCCGGTGGAAATATCTGGTGCACTTGCTCTCCCTGTGGACATATCTACTTGATCTTCTTCCATTGCATCCTCAAGCAGTTGGGTTTGTTCATTATTAGGGTAGGGTATTCTTGTGATCCTACCCGAATCTTGTCTTCcatttcccaaaaaaaaaatttgatgccATCACTATTGGGGGTTCGCAATAGTATCTAGTTGCCCTGTCCTTCTCAAACACACTTGATAGTTCATCATAATAGGGGAATGGCTTTTTCCACAATCCCTGATGACTCTGCATTCGTATATGGAAGCAATATTAGAAATTATACAAAAACAGATACAGTGTACATTGTttagtattttaaaaaacttactCAAACCTAGACGTCGAAGATCTCCCTGTCCACCTGAACACACTTAAACTCCTCGTTCCATCCAAACCCTGATTGATTTAACATCTTTGTTACTGCCGAATATTGTTTCTTTAAACTTCTAATCTTGTATTTGATGGTATTCTGGTTTAGGCCACACTCAGGAAACTTCTCCTGCATTATTCACTCCAAGTGTTGTAGATATCCCGGTCGAAAGGTCCCATTGTCGGACTTCCAATCAGATCCATCAAAGAGGTTAGGGCATTCACCAACTCAGCGTCCTTGCCTCTTGTCCATGTGTGTTTCGATCTTTTCCATTGCTTGCCATTCTAATTCATGCATGTATACATCGTAAAGACgttgttgaaaattaaacagCTTCGTGTGacatgttaaaaaataaaaaactaaaaccatgaAGTCAAAATAGTCgaattaaaaatgttaaaaatgttCATGACAAAAAAATAATCATGATTTTTGCTATTGGAAGAACATTTCGACAACCAAATCATCTCTAAATTGGGTCCATTTGTCTGATGTCTTAATAAATTCAATATTCTCTCATTCCGTAATAGCAGAAGCAGAATTCTCGTCCAGCGAATCATCAAATGAAGTACCGATCCCCATCTTCCTTGTGATTAAGTTGTGAATCAGGCAACACGCAGTTATCGTTCGACATTGGACCTGTACCCGGTATAAGGATTTTTCCCTAAGAATTTTCCATTAGCCCTTCAACAATTCGAATGTTCACTCAATAACATTTCTTGTCGATGAATGcttcatgttgaaaaattctctCGATGTTATCAGTATGTTGCCTGCACCATGTTAGTCTGAGAGATGGTAACGTTTCCCTCTATATGAAGCCAAAAATCCTTCAACATTAAGGTAGCCAACATCACATTGGTAGTAGTACCCTATACCATTTCTATGATTGTAATTCATGTCTATTAACGGAATAACTGAAGGTTGCTTAGATGAGTGATTTTTATACCCTTTGGAACCCTCAGTCCATGTGGTCGCGCAACTGCATCACTCAGGACCCTAGAGTTGGCAGCCAAGCCCCTTGGCCAGCTGGCAATAAAACGAAGATGAATTCTCCCATTCTGAATCGCATACCATAAAGAAACATTTGTGACGATTTTTCCTTCCTTGTCCTATAAATCGTGGTCGATCTAATCGACACTAACATTCACTTTCACGTTTGCATCCAATGCACCCAAAGGAAATTCTGatcaaattttttaatcatgatatcGAGAAGATgtcaaaacaattttattttggttgcaATTAAATAAATGGTATTGGAaactttttctaactttttaaaCCATTTCCCGTCGGATCGAGGTACATGCACTTGTAACTGGTTTTTGGGGGTTTTCAAACAATACTGTGTGTAGCTGTATTACTACTCTAAAGAAAACAATTGAAGAATATTCGAAAACCATCTCGCCAGATCTTAAACATGTGTGCGTACTACTTAATTCTTCCACATCATAGCAAGAATGTGTAGGAAACCATTGCCACCATCTCTTCAATACCAAAACACATTACCTGGCTTCAAGCATCCAGTCGTTTGAATCATGGTTGCAAGCAATATCATAAAATGGGTTCCTTAATCCATCCGAGTACTATCATCGCTAGTTAAGCGACACGCCCAAGTCACTTCTCATAAATGAGGCACGAAGAATAATCAATTGCCGAATGCAGTGTCTAACGTTCCGCCTGGTTTTTGTTCTATCCTTCTACTATTGTTAAGCAGCATGCCAAAGTGGAAGAATAATTGTAATTTGAGACTCCAGTAATGgcttgttatgaattttaaaccAAATCTCCCTGAAACAGTCTCGCATCTTACGAGAGTAATGAGAGAAGTATGTAGATTTTGAAAGGATGAACTGCGCTTGATTAGTGGTATTTGGATTATTACAAAATGACAAGGTCGTGACAACGAAGTACATCACTCATGTCCGACTACCTAAGCCAAGTATACATTaactatcataaaaaaaaaataaaaaaaaaaaaaaagcctattACAGTTGCAATAATTGTACTACATTGTCCTACACCCTGGTTACTAACTTGTCCAATGTGTTTTGTACTGTAAGACCTATATGCGTGCTCCGCTTTATCGAATATTTCATACGACTTGAATAATGCCCTATTGTACTCACTCACTTGTCTATGACATTCGTGCCATCATAGGTAGATCCCTGGGTTATGACCAATGAAAACGATATAGAATTTGTGTTTTTCCAGCTACCTATATTTTTAGAACAGAGGTAGTCAATACCAGTAATGAACATTGAAGTGAATGGTTTTTTGGGAGTTAGGATACAGAAGTTATGGTATAAGGGTCCCTTCATACAACCCTTTACTACCTacaaaaaactaaagtgacagAAGTCCACATAAGTATTATAATACTTGACATATTTGGATTtgtataaaatttgatattgtAGTCTACAATTTTTGGAATTgtctaaaatttattataatagtCTACAATTTAAGCATAATTTAAAGTTGGTTTGTAACGATAGTTTCGGGACTTACTTAACCTTACCTAGAACAATTCTgtgaaattaatataataaatatcaacttaaaatataatatatgtacATTAAAACAAAACACTACTTTCATATCATAAAACAATTTGGACAATTTTGTTTTAGTCAATATTTgatggttgaaaattttgaagaagttaTATAGTGGACAAAAAATGTATTGGAAAATACCAAAGTTCCTAAAATTATTTCTAGGAAGGCTCTTGTCATCTCACAcccaaaaaataagaaatttggttGAATACTTTCATGTGtagttaattttcaaagtttattttaagacctttttcattttattgccatgtcttctttattttcaaagttTCAATCTATATTGTTTGAATTATTTCATGTGtgtagttctaaaattttattgaagacttaaaaatgataaataaaaacaTCAATAGAAAcctattaactttgaatatggtATAGTTACCATACAACGCAGCCACTTCCCACGTTCGAAGTAGCGTGACAAATTagttaatatcatataattaataattaattaattaattacataatcatattatttatatcctatagtttaatatcacatatttgcTATAGTTTTTTTCCCTCTACTTGAAATNNNNNNNNNNNNNNNNNNNNNNNNNNNNNNNNNNNNNNNNNNNNNNNNNNNNNNNNNNNNNNNNNNNNNNNNNNNNNNNNNNNNNNNNNNNNNNNNNNNNNNNNNNNNNNNNNNNNNNNNNNNNNNNNNNNNNNNNNNNNNNNNNNNNNNNNNNNNNNNNNNNNNNNNNNNNNNNNNNNNNNNNNNNNNNNNNNNNNNNNNNNNNNNNNNNNNNNNNNNNNNNNNNNNNNNNNNNNNNNNNNNNNNNNNNNNNNNNNNNNNNNNNNNNNNNNNNNNNNNNNNNNNNNNNNNNNNNNNNNNNNNNNNNNNNNNNNNNNNNNNNNNNNNNNNNNNNNNNNNNNNNNNNNNNNNNNNNNNNNNNNNNNNNNNNNNNNNNNNNNNNNNNNNNNNNNNNNNNNNNNNNNNNNNNNNNNNNNNNNNNNNNNNNNNNNNNNNNNNNNNNNNNNNNNNNNNNNNNNNNNNNNNNNNNNNNNNNNNNNNNNNNNNNNNNNNNNNNNNNNNNNNNNNNNNNNNNNNNNNNNNNNNNNNNNNNNNNNNNNNNNNNNNNNNNNNNNNNNNNNNNNNNNNNNNNNNNNNNNNNNNNNNNNNNNNNNNNNNNNNNNNNNNNNNNNNNNNNNNNNNNNNNNNNNNNNNNNNNNNNNNNNNNNNNNNNNNNNNNNNNNNNNNNNNNNNNNNNNNNNNNNNNNNNNNNNNNNNNNNNNNNNNNNNNNNNNNNNNNNNNNNNNNNNNNNNNNNNNNNNNNNNNNNNNNNNNNNNNNNNNNNNNNNNNNNNNNNNNNNNNNNNNNNNNNNNNNNNNNNNNNNNNNNNNNNNNNNNNNNNNNNNNNNNNNNNNNNNNNNNNNNNNNNNNNNNNNNNNNNNNNNNNNNNNNNNNNNNNNNNNNNNNNNNNNNNNNNNNNNNNNNNNNNNNNNNNNNNNNNNNNNNNNNNNNNNNNNNNNNNNNNNNNNNNNNNNNNNNNNNNNNNNNNNNNNNNNNNNNNNNNNNNNNNNNNNNNNNNNNNNNNNNNNNNNNNNNNNNNNNNNNNNNNNNNNNNNNNNNNNNNNNNNNNNNNNNNNNNNNNNNNNNNNNNNNNNNNNNNNNNNNNNNNNNNNNNNNNNNNNNNNNNNNNNNNNNNNNNNNNNNNNNNNNNNNNNNNNNNNNNNNNNNNNNNNNNNNNNNNNNNNNNNNNNNNNNNNNNNNNNNNNNNNNNNNNNNNNNNNNNNNNNNNNNNNNNNNNNNNNNNNNNNNNNNNNNNNNNNNNNNNNNNNNNNNNNNNNNNNNNNNNNNNNNNNNNNNNNNNNNNNNNNNNNNNNNNNNNNNNNNNNNNNNNNNNNNNNNNNNNNNNNNNNNNNNNNNNNNNNNNNNNNNNNNNNNNNNNNNNNNNNNNNNNNNNNNNNNNNNNNNNNNNNNNNNNNNNNNNNNNNNNNNNNNNNNNNNNNNNNNNNNNNNNNNNNNNNNNNNNNNNNNNNNNNNNNNNNNNNNNNNNNNNNNNNNNNNNNNNNNNNNNNNNNNNNNNNNNNNNNNNNNNNNNNNNNNNNNNNNNNNNNNNNNNNNNNNNNNNNNNNNNNNNNNNNNNNNNNNNNNNNNNNNNNNNNNNNNNNNNNNNNNNNNNNNNNNNNNNNNNNNNNNNNNNNNNN
This window contains:
- the LOC120070778 gene encoding photosynthetic NDH subunit of subcomplex B 5, chloroplastic, which codes for MAPCSSLPVLSFNPIPKIIFKSSEISATAFSNQTIPVSNGISASKLLGILTRRSLSRRLNAAGLSEIELDLNEDPVDRWETNSVSPEDFEYGVYDGHHTYFEGEKKGTFWGAIADDIAAVGPPTGFQGVISWLFLPAVAAGMYFNIPGEYLYIGAAIFTIVFCIIEMDKPDQPHNFEPQIYNMERGARDKLISDYNTMDIWEFNEKYGDLWDFTVKNNDITKP